Proteins co-encoded in one Leptodactylus fuscus isolate aLepFus1 chromosome 4, aLepFus1.hap2, whole genome shotgun sequence genomic window:
- the LOC142201044 gene encoding zinc finger BED domain-containing protein 6-like: MSKDIRELLVQCNSVQNPLPQTINPNNAEFLGSEYPKSGVSESKKPHNEIVSEIEIKLESSDEDEDKSEQVSSWSYPRKRKGANFNSLEIVSGPGKGHGEGEGSLSMTSVSQSTTLSVVRPTRKRKSTSEVWQFFCRDPAILSRAVCSLCRMSVSRGKLGGRFGTTALKRHLESKHPQQWAQRRSMKLQKPYGEEEEEETYAEEDEIDDSYQNPFNVSIAQLLYQKPISTGKNSAVCPVAPSSPRTYEIIDSSDDEEDKGGGDNIVVEFGEGLSKRRRAEQVGSLDNFDSDSNFHIDPRNPSHLSQGLEKAQPIVSQAFSSTNYSPVPLGARRRKSTSAVWQFFFLDRTNICRAICNLCQASVGRGKIGGHLGTSALMRHLEGKHPLEWSRGKINKPKTTGVVEVEEDEDEDIDEPVVYPQAAFGQFRPAGFHLYPPEMSGDRNTTLHTVPIEYDNENEDAERQSSNRIFFKESILDPTNIILKRNGKYPSDHPKAQTWNRSITELMCELALPYSFITSKAFHKFMAQADPRYTVPTRSFFSVKAVPHLYEAVCERIVSDLKMSGCPQVHVTGHIWSGDITLDYLALTAHWAILRPESDQPPERKYAVICIKRFPKECTEGNIQQELIRQVSLWLLSNTLTPGFFVSSGDFKLVHAIKGANYSYVPCFTHSLNLLVSDFLQNNRYITVMLTMARKVCSHFIHSSRASRILTELQFQNNLPKHSLKLETLSHWTSTFYMLQRLLEQQRAVQEYLVMHKVETVDIHLNSSQWNLMASLVGLLQPFEMAIREVNASHSSLSQVLPELRYLHIFLKQIRGHFESQGDANGVVLADSFALKLSTDYGVNEMFQKEEFVLATLLDPRFKGRIEAILPPEADIDHWKQVLVKKVKEVMSSSSSMYSPSQGGHPTSQFRDDSQSHVLSSKHFDLEPSGMTMSSQWRKNMAAPPLIHKEKSLIEHLESVGLLASKSTGASLSTESHSACVMVERYLQDNKTIGAKDDPLIYWQKRTWLWPALTQLAIMYLTCPPSSVFAELVFKSPRAFMDAQRRPDTMEGMEHIVFLKVNLENFPNYNPPPLIFSSDNEIEQSDSDEGV, encoded by the coding sequence ATGTCAAAAGACATTAGAGAACTCCTTGTACAATGTAATTCAGTCCAGAACCCTCTTCCGCAAACAATTAATCCAAACAATGCCGAGTTCTTGGGTTCGGAGTATCCAAAATCTGGAGTGAGCGAAAGTAAAAAACCTCATAATGAAATTGTCTCAGAAATTGAAATAAAATTAGAATCCAGCGATGAAGATGAGGACAAATCTGAACAAGTCTCCTCATGGTCTTATCCGAGGAAGAGGAAAGGAGCCAATTTTAATTCCCTGGAAATAGTGAGCGGTCCAGGAAAAGGCCATGGTGAGGGTGAGGGGTCTTTGAGTATGACCAGTGTTTCTCAGAGCACTACCCTGTCAGTGGTCCGTCCAACCAGGAAGAGAAAGTCCACCTCGGAGGTCTGGCAATTCTTCTGTCGTGATCCAGCCATTCTCTCCAGAGCGGTCTGTAGTCTTTGTCGTATGAGTGTCAGCAGAGgcaaactggggggcagatttgGTACCACAGCCCTGAAACGCCACTTGGAGAGCAAACATCCGCAACAATGGGCTCAACGAAGATCAATGAAACTCCAAAAGCCATatggagaggaggaagaggaggaaacgtATGCGGAAGAAGATGAAATAGACGACTCTTACCAAAATCCATTTAATGTGTCCATTGCGCAGTTACTTTATCAAAAACCTATTTCAACTGGGAAAAATTCCGCTGTCTGCCCTGTGGCTCCGAGTTCCCCTAGGACATATGAGATCATTGACTCCAGTGATGATGAGGAGGATAAAGGCGGAGGAGATAACATCGTGGTAGAGTTTGGAGAAGGGCTGAGCAAAAGAAGGAGAGCCGAGCAGGTTGGCAGCCTTGACAATTTTGATTCTGACTCAAATTTTCACATCGATCCTAGAAACCCTTCTCACCTCTCACAGGGTCTAGAGAAAGCACAACCCATCGTCTCACAGGCCTTCAGCTCAACCAATTATTCTCCTGTCCCACTCGGAGCACGTCGAAGGAAGTCTACATCTGCTGTATGGCAGTTCTTCTTCCTTGACCGGACAAACATTTGTAGAGCCATTTGCAATCTGTGCCAAGCAAGTGTTGGTCGTGGAAAAATAGGGGGTCATCTTGGAACTTCAGCTCTTATGAGACATCTGGAAGGAAAGCATCCTTTGGAGTGGAGCAGAGGGAAAATTAATAAACCAAAGACTACTGGTGTGGTGGAGGTAGAGGAAGATGAGGACGAAGACATAGATGAGCCAGTTGTGTATCCTCAGGCAGCTTTTGGTCAGTTTAGGCCAGCCGGTTTCCATTTGTATCCTCCTGAGATGTCTGGTGACCGGAACACAACACTCCACACTGTGCCCATAGAGTATGACAATGAGAACGAAGATGCCGAGAGGCAAAGTAGCAATCGTATCTTCTTCAAGGAAAGTATTTTGGATCCAACCAACATCATCCTGAAAAGAAATGGAAAGTACCCATCAGACCATCCCAAAGCCCAAACCTGGAACAGAAGCATCACTGAACTTATGTGTGAGCTGGCCCTCCCCTACTCCTTCATTACCTCCAAAGCTTTTCACAAATTTATGGCCCAGGCCGACCCTCGCTACACAGTTCCTACAAGATCCTTTTTCTCTGTTAAGGCCGTTCCTCATCTTTATGAGGCAGTGTGTGAGAGAATAGTGAGCGACCTAAAGATGTCGGGATGTCCACAAGTCCACGTCACTGGCCACATCTGGTCCGGAGACATAACCCTGGATTATTTAGCTTTAACCGCCCACTGGGCAATTTTGAGGCCAGAGTCAGATCAGCCTCCCGAAAGAAAGTACGCCGTCATATGCATCAAACGCTTTCCCAAAGAATGTACAGAGGGCAATATCCAACAGGAATTAATTCGACAAGTTAGTTTGTGGTTATTGTCTAACACTCTGACTCCCGGGTTCTTTGTCTCGAGTGGAGATTTCAAGCTCGTCCATGCCATTAAAGGGGCAAATTACTCCTATGTACCTTGCTTTACCCACTCTCTTAACCTGCTGGTTAGTGACTTTCTACAGAACAATCGCTACATCACAGTCATGCTCACCATGGCCAGAAAAGTTTGCAGTCACTTCATCCACTCCTCCAGAGCGAGCAGAATCCTCACCGAGCTTCAGTTCCAAAATAATTTGCCCAAGCATTCGCTAAAACTGGAAACCTTATCTCACTGGACGTCCACCTTCTACATGTTGCAAAGGCTCCTGGAGCAGCAGAGGGCTGTCCAAGAATACCTGGTGATGCATAAAGTGGAAACGGTGGATATACATCTAAATTCTAGTCAGTGGAACCTCATGGCTTCACTGGTGGGTCTTCTACAACCCTTTGAGATGGCCATACGAGAGGTCAATGCTAGTCATTCATCTCTTAGCCAGGTGCTGCCAGAACTCCGCTATCTCCATATCTTCTTGAAACAAATTAGAGGACATTTTGAAAGCCAAGGTGATGCCAATGGGGTTGTCCTCGCCGATAGTTTTGCTCTTAAACTTTCTACAGACTATGGAGTGAATGAGATGTTCCAAAAGGAAGAATTTGTGTTGGCCACCTTGCTCGATCCGCGCTTCAAAGGAAGAATTGAGGCGATATTACCTCCTGAGGCGGATATCGATCACTGGAAGCAGGTTCTTGTTAAGAAAGTCAAAgaagtcatgtcttcctcttcttccatGTACTCGCCCTCTCAGGGGGGACACCCAACTTCTCAGTTTAGAGACGATTCTCAGTCCCATGTATTATCCAGTAAACATTTTGACTTGGAACCCAGTGGGATGACCATGTCTTCACAATGGAGGAAAAACATGGCGGCTCCACCTTTAATCCACAAGGAGAAGTCATTGATTGAACATTTGGAGAGTGTTGGTCTATTGGCCTCTAAGTCCACTGGGGCTTCTTTGTCCACCGAGAGCCATTCTGCATGTGTCATGGTGGAGAGGTACCTCCAAGACAACAAAACCATTGGAGCCAAGGATGACCCTTTGATCTACTGGCAGAAACGGACATGGCTTTGGCCGGCACTAACTCAATTGGCCATTATGTACCTAACATGTCCTCCTTCAAGTGTTTTTGCTGAGCTTGTCTTCAAGTCTCCTCGGGCCTTCATGGACGCACAACGTAGACCAGACACCATGGAGGGGATGGAGCACATTGTATTTCTGAAGGTCAATCTGGAGAATTTCCCCAATTATAACCCACCGCCTCTTATCTTTTCCTCAGACAATGAGATAGAACAAAGTGACAGCGATGAGGGGGTCTAA